Part of the Methanothermobacter sp. MT-2 genome is shown below.
GGATGTTGTCAATGCACAGATTGCACAACAAGAAAACGAACTTTATGGTGTCATAATAGCCTTTAATGTGAAGGTCCTGCCCTCTGCAATGGAGGAAATCAAAGCCTCCAAGATAAAATTGTTCCAAGGAAACGTGATCTACAAGTTAATGGAAGAATACGAGGAATGGATGGAATCCATCAAGGAGAAAAGGAAGAAAAAGTGGATGGAGGCCATCATAAGACCTGCTAAGATCAGGATAATACCCAAGCTAGTGTTTAGACAGAGCAAACCAGGTATAGCAGGTATAGAAGTTCTCGCCGGAACGATAAAACAAGGTTATCCTCTTATGACAGGTGAAGGCAAACCTCTTGGTAAAGTGGCGAGCATGCAGGACAAGGGAGAAAGCAGAAAATCGGCCTCAACCGGACAGAAACTTGCCATGGCTATAAGTGACGCTGTATTCGGGAGGAACGTCCATGAAGGGGACATACTCTACGTGGACATCCCAGAGAAACACTATAAGATCCTCATAGATAAGCTTAGAAAAGATCTTAGCGAGGACGAATATGATACGCTCCAGGAGATAGTTAACATTAAAAGAAAACAGGATCCAACATGGGGGATCCTAAAATAATAGCTTATGGGAGGGAGATTAGACAGTGACTTTCAAGATAGTAATTTCTGATAAAGAAAAAAGCATCCAAATGGAAGTTGACCCCTCAAAGGAGAGGAAACTCATCGGACTTGCAATAGGAGACGAATTCGAAGGTTCGATAATCGGACTAAAAGGCTACAAGTTAAAGATAACTGGTGGAAGCGACAAAGACGGTTTCCCAATGAGAAAAGACATACCAGGCCCCAGACGAGTGAGAAGCTTGGTCTCAGCAGGCCCAGGTTACAAGCCGAAACGTAAAGGTGAAAGAAGGCGCAAAACCCTAAGGGGAAACGTTATATCCGAGGATATCGTGCAAATAAATACTATCATAACTAAAAGGGGCGATAAACCCCTAGAAGAACTCATAAGTGCCGAGGAAGAATAAAACATAGACTAGGTGTATCCCCGTGAAAAAACAATCCGAGATAAACATCGGCCTCGTGGGACATGTCGACCATGGGAAGACAACCCTCACAAAGGCCCTATCAGGGGTGTGGACAGACACCCATAGCGAAGAGACAAAAAGGGGAATATCCATCCGACTAGGATATGCGGATATAACCTTCAGAGAATGTCCCAAATGTCCACCACCCCAACGCTACACAACAAAGGAAACATGCGAATACTGCAACTCTAAAACAAAATTTTTAAGGAAAGTATCATTCGTGGATGCACCAGGCCACGAAACACTCATGGCAACAATGCTATCAGGCGCCGCTATCATGGACGGCGCAATACTTGTAATAGCCGCCAATGAACCCTGTCCACAGCCACAAACAAAAGAACATCTCATGGCCCTCGATGTTATAGGAGTCAAAGATGTTATAGTCGTCCAGAACAAAATAGACATCGTATCAAAAGAAAGAGCCCTTGAAAATTATAAGGAGATCAAAGAATTCGTGAAAGGCACATGCGCAGCTGACGCGCCCATAATACCAGTATCCGCCCAACAAGGAGCTAACATCGACATACTAATCCAAGCAATAGAAGAGAATATTAAAACCCCTAAGAGAGATCTTAAAAAGCCGGCTAGGATGTATGTGGCCCGTTCTTTCGATATAAACAAGCCTGGAGCCACACCAGACCAGTTAAAAGGCGGGGTTATCGGCGGATCATTAATCCAGGGCAAGTTCAAGGTTGGGGATGAGATAGAGATAAAACCTGGTATACAAATCAAAAAGGATGGCAGATCATCTTGGAACAGCCTCTATTCAGAGATCGTGGGACTAGTTGCCGGTGGAGAGCCAATGGATGAGGTTAAACCAGGAGGTCTTGTAGGTGTCGGCACCAAACTAGACCCCTCACTTACAAAGGCAGATTCACTTTCAGGTTCTGTAGTCGGTAAACCAGATACATTACCACCGGTTAGACATTCACTCACAATTGAAACACACCTACTGGAGAGGATTGTGGGCACTGAAGAGGAAGCAAAAGTAGAGCCCATAAGAACAAACGAACCCCTAATGATCAATGTAGGGACAACAACCACAGTAGGTGTTGTGACCTCTGCAAGAGAGGACGAAGCAGACATCACATTGAAGTTACCAGCTTGTGCAGAGGATGGCCAGCGAATAGCATTATCAAGGCGAGTAGGTGCAAGATGGAGGCTGATAGGTTATGGTATCATCAAATAGAAAAGTTATAATCGATTCAAATTTTTTATGATACCCTACCAGTTCAAGGTAGACATAATCTCTGAACTGGAAAAAATAGTGCCTGAAGGCGAATTCATCATCCCATCATTCATAATCAAAGAACTTGAAGGTGTTAAAAGAGGATCCAAGGGAAAAGATAAAATCGCCGCCTCAATAGCACTCAAATTAGCGGGAAAAAAACCTTTTAAAGTAGTTAACCTCCCCCTAAAAGAGGGTGAAAGCGTGGATGATGCGCTAATACGCTTGGCGGATGTTCTCTGCACAAACGACAAAGAACTTAAAAAGAGAGCCCGCAGAAAAAGCGTGCCAGTCATATACCTACGACAAAAAAAATATCTTGCTATAGACGGATACATATCATGATCATCAAAAAAAAGGATTTTGGAGGAATAAAAACATGAATCTCTGGAAAGATATAACCCCCGGACCATCAATCCCAGAAATTGTATATGCCATAATCGAAATACCAAAGGGTTCAAGGAACAAATATGAGTATGAGAAGGACTTGGGAGCCTTTTCACTCGACAGAGTATTATATTCACCATTCTTCTACCCAGCAGATTATGGTATAATACCCCAGACACTCTATGACGACGGAGACCCAATGGACATCCTAGTACTAATAGATGAAGCCACATTCCCAGGTTGCATCATCGAATCAAGGCCAATAGGCCTCATGAAAATGATCGACAGCGGCGACCAGGACGATAAAATACTAGCAGTGCCGGTCAACGACCCCCACTATAAAGATGTGAATGATATCAATGATATCCACCCACATATCTTAAAAGAGATAGCACACTTCTTCAAAGAGTATAAGAAACTTGAAGGTAAAAATACCAAGGTAATCGGATGGGAAAACCATCAAAAGGCCTTAGATGCCGTCATGCACTCAGTAGAATTATATAAAGAAAAGTACCTAAAATAAGTTCTATAGAGGGATACCTTGTATTATAAAACAAAGATCATAGACACAGTTAGAATACCACCACACCGTTTTGAAGAACCCCTAGAGGAGGTTACATTCGACATACTCAACGAAACCTATGTAGGTAAAATGGATAAGAAACTTGGACAGATGCTCACAGTAACAGACATAGAAGAGATAGGAATAGGCAAAGTTATAATGGGTGACGGGGCCGCCTACCATGAAGTAACATTCAACGCACTTTTCTTCAAACCAGAACTCCAAGAGATAGTTGAAGGTGAAGTGATAGAGATAGCAGAATTCGGCGCATTTGTAAGGATAGGGCCGATGGACGGTCTGGTCCATGTTTCACAGGTTACAGACGACTACATAACCTATGATGCTAAAAAACGCGTCCTAGTCGGTAAAGAGACCAACAGGAGACTTGAAGAAGGCAACCGTGTGAGGGCGAGGATAGTGTCCATAAGCCTTAAAGAAGAAGGTAAGATAAAAATAGGCCTCACAATGAGACAACCAGGACTCGGGAGACTCGAATGGATCGAAGAAGAGAAGAGGAAGAGTAAAAAATGACGCTGAAAGCATGCACCAAATGTAAAAGGATCACAGAAGAGGAACACTGTCCAGAATGTGGAGGTTTAACCTCCACTAATTGGAGTGGAGTGCTAATCATAATCAACCCCGAAAAATCGAGGATAGCCAGGGAATTATCCATCACCAAACCCGGAGAATATGCGCTGAGGGTTAGATAGAGTGTTAATCCTACCAAAAAGATTGCGAAGAAAATTAAAAGAGCCATTCGGGAGACTATACACCTCCCCAGAGGATGCGCCAATACCAGAAGGTGCATTCCTAATATCTGTAGGTGATTTTACAACCCACAACCTAATAAAGACCGGATTAAAACCCAACCTAGCCATAATAGATAATCTCATCCAAAGAAAAACATCAAAATATAAGATTAGATATGATGCGAAAATCTTAAAATGCAAAAACCCCCCTGGTACCATAACAGACGAACTATGGACCAGTATCAATGAAGCTATCAAATCAAAAGATAATTTCCTAATCATAGTAGATGGTGAAGAAGACCTTGCAGTTTTACCATCAATCATATTAGCACCCCCAAATACACTCATATTCTATGGACAACCCAACGAAGGAGTTGTCCTGGTCAAAGCAGAAAAGATGAAACAAAAAGCAGAAGAACTGATCAGACAATTTAAGGAGGTAAAAGCAGATGGAGATCAAAATAATCGAAGAAAAAGATAATCCACTCCTTTCAAGGACTGAGATAACATTCGAATGTTTATATCATGGAGAACCAACACCAACAATACTCGAAGTCAAAAAGAAGCTAGTTGCCATGCTAAACTCTGACAATGACCTTCTAGTTGTAGACACCCTAAAACCATACTTCGGAGAAGGCAAGGCCAAAGGATATGCGAAAGTCTACCAGGACAAAAAGGCATTAGAAGAAATCGAACCAAAACATATCATAGAAAAGAACTCGGAAGAGAAAGCGGAAACTGAGGGAGAAGAATGAGCAAACATAGATTATATGAAGTCAAAGACGATAAAATCAAGAGAAAGAACCCATTCTGTCCCAGATGTTCAAGTGGAGTTTTCATGGCAGACCATGGGGACAGATACGCCTGTGGAAAGTGTGGATACACCCAATGGAAAAACAGGTAGGGACTAGGAATTGAAACTAAGAAATGGCAGACTGCAAAAAAAGATGGATGAAAAAGCTGCCAAATTCACATCCTCACTAGAATTCGATCACCACATCTTCTATGCAGATATAGAATGTAACCTAGCCCATACAAGGATGCTAGCCCAAGAGGGCATAATCAATAAAGAAACAGCCAAAAAAATAATCCAAAGCTTAAAAGAACTTAAAAAAAA
Proteins encoded:
- a CDS encoding 30S ribosomal protein S6e, whose product is MTFKIVISDKEKSIQMEVDPSKERKLIGLAIGDEFEGSIIGLKGYKLKITGGSDKDGFPMRKDIPGPRRVRSLVSAGPGYKPKRKGERRRKTLRGNVISEDIVQINTIITKRGDKPLEELISAEEE
- a CDS encoding translation initiation factor eIF-2, subunit gamma; this encodes MKKQSEINIGLVGHVDHGKTTLTKALSGVWTDTHSEETKRGISIRLGYADITFRECPKCPPPQRYTTKETCEYCNSKTKFLRKVSFVDAPGHETLMATMLSGAAIMDGAILVIAANEPCPQPQTKEHLMALDVIGVKDVIVVQNKIDIVSKERALENYKEIKEFVKGTCAADAPIIPVSAQQGANIDILIQAIEENIKTPKRDLKKPARMYVARSFDINKPGATPDQLKGGVIGGSLIQGKFKVGDEIEIKPGIQIKKDGRSSWNSLYSEIVGLVAGGEPMDEVKPGGLVGVGTKLDPSLTKADSLSGSVVGKPDTLPPVRHSLTIETHLLERIVGTEEEAKVEPIRTNEPLMINVGTTTTVGVVTSAREDEADITLKLPACAEDGQRIALSRRVGARWRLIGYGIIK
- a CDS encoding inorganic pyrophosphatase, yielding MNLWKDITPGPSIPEIVYAIIEIPKGSRNKYEYEKDLGAFSLDRVLYSPFFYPADYGIIPQTLYDDGDPMDILVLIDEATFPGCIIESRPIGLMKMIDSGDQDDKILAVPVNDPHYKDVNDINDIHPHILKEIAHFFKEYKKLEGKNTKVIGWENHQKALDAVMHSVELYKEKYLK
- a CDS encoding DNA-directed RNA polymerase subunit E' — its product is MYYKTKIIDTVRIPPHRFEEPLEEVTFDILNETYVGKMDKKLGQMLTVTDIEEIGIGKVIMGDGAAYHEVTFNALFFKPELQEIVEGEVIEIAEFGAFVRIGPMDGLVHVSQVTDDYITYDAKKRVLVGKETNRRLEEGNRVRARIVSISLKEEGKIKIGLTMRQPGLGRLEWIEEEKRKSKK
- a CDS encoding DNA-directed RNA polymerase subunit E'' is translated as MTLKACTKCKRITEEEHCPECGGLTSTNWSGVLIIINPEKSRIARELSITKPGEYALRVR
- a CDS encoding 30S ribosomal protein S24e, whose amino-acid sequence is MEIKIIEEKDNPLLSRTEITFECLYHGEPTPTILEVKKKLVAMLNSDNDLLVVDTLKPYFGEGKAKGYAKVYQDKKALEEIEPKHIIEKNSEEKAETEGEE
- a CDS encoding 30S ribosomal protein S27ae gives rise to the protein MSKHRLYEVKDDKIKRKNPFCPRCSSGVFMADHGDRYACGKCGYTQWKNR